From the Sphingomonas brevis genome, the window GCACGCCCAGGCTGAGCGGGGGCTGGCCGCCCACTGGGCCTATAAGGAGGGCCGGCCGGGCGACGACATCAAGGTGCCCTGGATATCGGACCTGGTCGAAATCCTCGACCATGCCGGCAGCCCCGAAGAGCTGCTCGAGCATACCCGGATGGCAATGTACCAGGACCGGATCTTCGCCTTCACGCCGCGCGGCGAGCTGATCCAGCTGCCCAAGGGCGCGACCCCGGTCGACTTCGCCTATGCGGTCCACACCGACCTGGGCGACCAGACCGTCGGGGCCAAGGTCAACGGCCGGGTGGTTCCGCTCCGTACGATCCTCGATAATGGCGACCAGGTCGAAATCCTCGCCTCGCAGGCGCAGCATCCGCAGCCGTCATGGCTCAGGTTCGTGGTCACCGGCAAGGCGCGGGCCGGAATCCGGCGCTTTGTCCGCCATAAGGAGCGCGACGAGACGATCGAGCTGGGCCGCAAAATCTATGATGAAATCGTTGCGCGCCTGCCCGCTCCGCTGGCAGGCGACGCGCTGAAGCGGGCTGTCAAGACGCTCAAGGTCGAGGACGCCGACGCGCTGATGGTCAAGATAGCCCGGCGATCGGTTAGCGATGTCGAGGTGATGGAGGCGTTGATGCCCGGATCGGCGGGTGGAGATGTCGTGCCGCGCCCGCTCGGCCAAATGACCGCCATCTCGATCAAGGGGCTGACCCCCGGGGTCGCCTACGACCTCGCCAGCTGCTGCCACCCCATTCCTGGCGACCGGATCGTAGGCCTCCGGCGCGAGGACGAAGGGATCGAGGTCCATGTGATCGGCTGCGACAAGCTGGCTAGCGGGGTCGATGCCGACTGGCTCGACCTTGCCTGGGGCGACCGGTCGGACGGCGGCACCGCCCGGCTTGTGGTGATCCTCAGAGACGTTGCTGGCGCGCTAGGCGAAATGGCGAGCATATTGGGCGCCAAGGGGGCCAATATCGTCAACCTGGTGCTGGCCCACCGCGACGGCAGCTTCCACACCTTCCACGTCGATGTGGAAGTGCACGACCTTGCCCACCTCCACAGCCTGATCGCCGCGCTGCGCGCCGCCGACGGCGTCAGCCAGGTCGAGCGGATTTAGCTCAACCGGCTAGCTTCGTTGGCTGGGCTCCTGAATTCGGACACTTGGCATGCCCGTCCCGCAGGAGGCGTTCATCGTCGAAACGGGCCGTTCGTCGCAGATCATATCGCTTTGCATAGTGGGGAGTCGGACAGAATCCGGAATGCTTCCATTCCATCGGTGATGAAACAATGACGACGACCAGATCCTTCGTTGCCCTTTTCGCAGCACTCGGACTCTGCACATCGGCGCAAGCTGAGACTCGGCGGCCTGCCTATTTTGGACCAATCGAAGATGGCCCCAATCGAACCTCGATGTTCGTAGGCGGGACGCTGACGCTGGGAGGCAACAACCGGACGCCGACCCGGACTCGCTTCGCAGTGGGAATCAGCCCAATGGCAAGAAACCCCGCTACGGCCAGCATACGCGTCGGCAATGGCATTGAATTTGCCTTTGTCGGTAATGGCGGACCATCACTTCAATTGGCTGGTTCGGATGCCAAGCAACTTTGG encodes:
- a CDS encoding RelA/SpoT family protein, with product MLRQYELIERVRAYDPDADEALINRAYVFSMKAHGAQVRASGDPYFSHPIEVAGILTDLKLDDETIVTAILHDTIEDTVATPEQIEKLFGANVARLVDGVTKLSKIEAQSENERAAENLRKFLLALSDDIRVLLVKLADRLHNMRTLHHIKSEEKRRRIAKETMDIYAPLAERIGMYEIMNEMQGLAFRELEPDAYASITRRLQQLHEAGGDLVNRIGLGLQLHLSDHGLEAEVTGREKHPFSIWKKMAERHISFEQLSDVMAFRVIVGSPDECYQALGLIHQRWPMVPGRYKDYISTPKRNGYRSLHTTVIHDSKSRIEIQIRDKAMHAQAERGLAAHWAYKEGRPGDDIKVPWISDLVEILDHAGSPEELLEHTRMAMYQDRIFAFTPRGELIQLPKGATPVDFAYAVHTDLGDQTVGAKVNGRVVPLRTILDNGDQVEILASQAQHPQPSWLRFVVTGKARAGIRRFVRHKERDETIELGRKIYDEIVARLPAPLAGDALKRAVKTLKVEDADALMVKIARRSVSDVEVMEALMPGSAGGDVVPRPLGQMTAISIKGLTPGVAYDLASCCHPIPGDRIVGLRREDEGIEVHVIGCDKLASGVDADWLDLAWGDRSDGGTARLVVILRDVAGALGEMASILGAKGANIVNLVLAHRDGSFHTFHVDVEVHDLAHLHSLIAALRAADGVSQVERI